In a genomic window of Camelus ferus isolate YT-003-E chromosome 31, BCGSAC_Cfer_1.0, whole genome shotgun sequence:
- the STMN4 gene encoding stathmin-4 isoform X3, producing the protein MTLAAYKEKMKELPLVSLFCSCFLSDPLNKSSYKYEADTVDLNWCVISDMEVIELNKCTSGQSFEVILKPPSFDGVPEFNASLPRRRDPSLEEIQKKLEAAEERRKYQEAELLKHLAEKREHEREVIQKAIEENNNFIKMAKEKLAQKMESNKENREAHLAAMLERLQEKDKHAEEVRKNKELKEEASR; encoded by the exons ATGACCCTGGCTG CCTACAAAGAGAAGATGAAGGAGCTCCCGCTGGTGTCCTTGTTCTGTTCCTGTTTCCTGTCCGATCCCCTGAATAAGTCATCCTATAAATATGAAG cAGACACAGTGGACCTGAACTGGTGTGTCATTTCTGACATGGAAGTCATCGAGCTGAACAAATGCACCTCGGGCCAGTCCTTTGAAGTCATCCTGAAGCCACCCTCCTTTGATGGGGTGCCCGAGTTCAATGCCTCCCTACCCAGGAGGCGAGACCCATCGCTGGAGGAAATCCAGAAGAAACTGGAAGCAGCCgaggagagaaggaag TATCAGGAAGCCGAGCTCCTGAAGCACCTGGCAGAGAAGCGGGAACATGAGCGGGAGGTGATCCAGAAAGCCATCGAGGAAAACAACAACTTCATCAAGATGGCCAAGGAGAAGCTGGCCCAGAAGATGGAATCCAATAAGGAGAACAGGGAGGCCCACCTTGCTGCCATGTTGGAACGGCTGCAAGAGAAG gacaAGCACGCGGAGGAGGTTCGGAAAAACAAGGAGCTGAAGGAAGAGGCCTCCAGGTAA
- the STMN4 gene encoding stathmin-4 isoform X1, with protein sequence MTLAAYKEKMKELPLVSLFCSCFLSDPLNKSSYKYEGWCGRQCRRKDESQRKDSADWRERREQADTVDLNWCVISDMEVIELNKCTSGQSFEVILKPPSFDGVPEFNASLPRRRDPSLEEIQKKLEAAEERRKYQEAELLKHLAEKREHEREVIQKAIEENNNFIKMAKEKLAQKMESNKENREAHLAAMLERLQEKDKHAEEVRKNKELKEEASR encoded by the exons ATGACCCTGGCTG CCTACAAAGAGAAGATGAAGGAGCTCCCGCTGGTGTCCTTGTTCTGTTCCTGTTTCCTGTCCGATCCCCTGAATAAGTCATCCTATAAATATGAAG GCTGGTGTGGGAGACAGTGTAGGAGGAAAGATGAAAGCCAGCGGAAAGACAGTGCtgactggagagaaagaagagagcagg cAGACACAGTGGACCTGAACTGGTGTGTCATTTCTGACATGGAAGTCATCGAGCTGAACAAATGCACCTCGGGCCAGTCCTTTGAAGTCATCCTGAAGCCACCCTCCTTTGATGGGGTGCCCGAGTTCAATGCCTCCCTACCCAGGAGGCGAGACCCATCGCTGGAGGAAATCCAGAAGAAACTGGAAGCAGCCgaggagagaaggaag TATCAGGAAGCCGAGCTCCTGAAGCACCTGGCAGAGAAGCGGGAACATGAGCGGGAGGTGATCCAGAAAGCCATCGAGGAAAACAACAACTTCATCAAGATGGCCAAGGAGAAGCTGGCCCAGAAGATGGAATCCAATAAGGAGAACAGGGAGGCCCACCTTGCTGCCATGTTGGAACGGCTGCAAGAGAAG gacaAGCACGCGGAGGAGGTTCGGAAAAACAAGGAGCTGAAGGAAGAGGCCTCCAGGTAA
- the STMN4 gene encoding stathmin-4 isoform X2, protein MTLAAYKEKMKELPLVSLFCSCFLSDPLNKSSYKYEGWCGRQCRRKDESQRKDSADWRERREQADTVDLNWCVISDMEVIELNKCTSGQSFEVILKPPSFDGVPEFNASLPRRRDPSLEEIQKKLEAAEERRKYQEAELLKHLAEKREHEREVIQKAIEENNNFIKMAKEKLAQKMESNKENREAHLAAMLERLQEKAPPAAR, encoded by the exons ATGACCCTGGCTG CCTACAAAGAGAAGATGAAGGAGCTCCCGCTGGTGTCCTTGTTCTGTTCCTGTTTCCTGTCCGATCCCCTGAATAAGTCATCCTATAAATATGAAG GCTGGTGTGGGAGACAGTGTAGGAGGAAAGATGAAAGCCAGCGGAAAGACAGTGCtgactggagagaaagaagagagcagg cAGACACAGTGGACCTGAACTGGTGTGTCATTTCTGACATGGAAGTCATCGAGCTGAACAAATGCACCTCGGGCCAGTCCTTTGAAGTCATCCTGAAGCCACCCTCCTTTGATGGGGTGCCCGAGTTCAATGCCTCCCTACCCAGGAGGCGAGACCCATCGCTGGAGGAAATCCAGAAGAAACTGGAAGCAGCCgaggagagaaggaag TATCAGGAAGCCGAGCTCCTGAAGCACCTGGCAGAGAAGCGGGAACATGAGCGGGAGGTGATCCAGAAAGCCATCGAGGAAAACAACAACTTCATCAAGATGGCCAAGGAGAAGCTGGCCCAGAAGATGGAATCCAATAAGGAGAACAGGGAGGCCCACCTTGCTGCCATGTTGGAACGGCTGCAAGAGAAG GCGCCGCCTGCTGCGCGGTGA